GGAGGAATCTGTCGCCGCCCGCGATCGGCTCGGCTCGACCATGAAGCTGCTCGGCATCACCGTGCTGACCAGCTTCGACGAAAAAAGCTGGGACGAAGTCGCGCCCGGCTGCCCGATGGACGTGGCCATCAAAAAGCGCGCCTGGCTGTGCGGAGACTGCGGCATGGACGGGCTGGTGTGCTCGCCGCTCGATCTGCCCGAGGTGCGCGCCGTGACGCCGCCGACGCTGCTCAAGGTCGTGCCCGGCGTGCGCCTCGTCGCCGGCGGCGACGACCAGAGCCGCGTCGCCACGCCCGCCGACGCGTTCCGCAACGGCGCCGATTACATCGTCATGGGGCGTCCCATCTACAAAGCGCCCGACGTTCGCAAGGCGGTCGAAGAGATCGCCCGATCCATTGAGGAGGGATTGGCATGTCGGAAGTGATGACGGATTCTCAGGTACAGGAAAAACTGAAAGAGATGCTCGTCGAGAGCAAAGCGTGGCTTGAGGGGCATTTCAAGCTCACCTCGGGGCGACACAGCGGCAACTACATGCAGTGCGCCATGCTGCTGCGCTTTCCCAAATACGCGGCGTTCGCCGGCGG
This sequence is a window from Pyramidobacter sp. YE332. Protein-coding genes within it:
- the pyrF gene encoding orotidine-5'-phosphate decarboxylase, whose amino-acid sequence is MTEHTSLPLFAALDLDTLREARRTMDALSGIVDAIKIGPRLYAQGGAPFLKEIVDHGFKLFLDLKLHDIPNTVRLAVETLADLGIFCLTLQAAGGRRMMEESVAARDRLGSTMKLLGITVLTSFDEKSWDEVAPGCPMDVAIKKRAWLCGDCGMDGLVCSPLDLPEVRAVTPPTLLKVVPGVRLVAGGDDQSRVATPADAFRNGADYIVMGRPIYKAPDVRKAVEEIARSIEEGLACRK